The proteins below come from a single Micropterus dolomieu isolate WLL.071019.BEF.003 ecotype Adirondacks linkage group LG05, ASM2129224v1, whole genome shotgun sequence genomic window:
- the lsm4 gene encoding U6 snRNA-associated Sm-like protein LSm4: MLPLSLLKTAQNHPMLVELKNGETYNGHLVSCDNWMNINLREVICTSRDGDKFWRMPECYIRGSTIKYLRIPDEIIDMVKEEVVSKGRGRGGPQQNKQQGKGRGGAGRGLFGGRGRGMTGPGRGQQQQQQQQQQPQLQQQDKRPGKPQGMKNQH, encoded by the exons ATG CTTCCCCTATCTCTGCTGAAGACTGCTCAGAATCATCCAATG CTGGTGGAGCTGAAGAATGGAGAGACATACAACGGTCACCTGGTCAGCTGTGACAACTGGATGAACATCAACCTGAGAGAAGTCATCTGCACCTCGAGG GATGGAGATAAGTTCTGGAGGATGCCTGAGTGCTACATCCGAGGAAGCACCATCAAGTATCTGCGAATCCCCGACGAGATCATTGACATGGTGAAGGAGGAGGTGGTGTCGAAGGGCCGTGGGCGTGGAGGGCCCCAGCAGAACAAACAGCAGGgcaaaggaagaggaggagctggcCGAG GCCTGTTTGGCGGTCGTGGCAGAGGAATGACTGGCCCTGGTCGGGgccagcagcaacagcagcagcagcagcagcagccgcagtTGCAGCAGCAGGATAAGAGACCGGGCAAACCACAGGGCATGAAGAACCAGCACTGA